A genomic region of Cyprinus carpio isolate SPL01 unplaced genomic scaffold, ASM1834038v1 S000006646, whole genome shotgun sequence contains the following coding sequences:
- the LOC122144346 gene encoding neuromedin-S-like, with product MMGGVCLFCSSVLFISVFCSSVESFPRPLTDCDDYGDYVQGSAVLSSLCGVEWRNQDQEQIQNVFKRFLFHYSKAHNSVGSVERESHSVHPLMRLSPKLSLRRKKQQTKNVCRSSRRRLRDVLCSYLGF from the exons ATGATGGGCGGCGTGTGTCTCTTCTGCTCTTCAGTGCTCTTCATCAGCGTCTTCTGCTCTTCTGTGG AAAGCTTTCCAAGACCACTGACAGATTGTGACGATTATGGAGATTATGTTCAG ggctcGGCTGTGTTAAGCTCTCTGTGTGGTGTGGAGTGGAGGAATCAGGATCAGGAGCAGATCCAGAATGTCTTCAAGAGG TTTCTCTTTCACTACTCTAAAGCACACAACTCAGTGGGCTCAGTGGAGAGAGAG TCTCACTCGGTTCATCCGCTCATGCGTCTCTCGCCGAAGCTCTCTCTGCGCAGGAAGAAGCAGCAG ACGAAGAACGTGTGTCGCTCGTCTAGAAGACGCCTTCGAG ACGTGCTCTGTTCGTATCTGGGATTCTGA
- the LOC109096502 gene encoding 60S ribosomal protein L31, whose product MKCCCVCVQMAPKKGEKKKGRSAINEVVTREYTINIHKRIHGISFKRRAPRALKEIRKFAVKEMGTPDVRIDTRLNKAVWAKGVRNVPYRMRVRLSRKRNEDEDSPNKLYTLVTYVPVTTYKGLQTVNVDEN is encoded by the exons ATgaaatgttgttgtgtttgtgtgcagatgGCACCTAAGAAGGGCGAGAAGAAGAAGGGCCGCTCGGCCATCAACGAGGTGGTGACCCGCGAGTACACCATCAACATCCACAAGCGCATCCACGGCAT CTCCTTCAAGAGGAGAGCTCCTCGCGCGCTCAAGGAGATCCGCAAGTTTGCAGTGAAGGAGATGGGCACGCCTGACGTCCGCATCGACACCCGTCTCAACAAGGCCGTGTGGGCCAAAGGCGTCCG GAACGTGCCGTACCGCATGCGTGTGCGTCTGTCCCGCAAGCGTAACGAAGACGAGGACTCCCCGAACAAGCTGTACACCCTGGTCACATACGTCCCCGTCACCACCTACAAAG GTCTTCAGACTGTTAATGTGGATGAAAATTAA
- the LOC109097045 gene encoding TBC1 domain family member 8-like: MWIPAEERAPALGDRHLQRLEDTDTPGETSQLSPAEPRPAPSGSSSSSVRRCTACFRAIRARPSSSRPSGWSPASRQSGQSRSEEQWSVSFEQVLASLLTEQVLVSFLERPEEPSARISAARPRQHQERLTRTRDPRLYSPMMPPPLS; this comes from the exons atgtggATCCCTGCTGAAGAACGCGCTCCAGCTCTGGGTGACCGACACCTCCAACGATTAGAGGACACGGACACACCGGGAGAAACATCACAGCTGAGTCCCGCGGAGCCCCGACCCGCTCCGAG TGGCAGTTCATCCAGTTCTGTAAGACGCTGTACAGCATGTTTCAGGGCGATCCGGGCGAGGCCGAGCTCTTCCAGGCCATCGGGATGGTCACCAGCCTCGCGACAGAGCGGTCAGAGCCGGAGCGAGGAGCAGTGGTCAGTCAGCTTCGAGCAGGTCCTGGCCTCCTTACTGACCGAGCAGGTGCTGGTCAGCTTCCTGGAGCGACCCGAGGAGCCCAGCGCCAGGATCAGCGCCGCCAGGCCCCGGCAGCACCAGGAGCGCTTGACCAGGACCAGAGACCCACGCCTGTACAGTCCCATGATGCCGCCCCCCCTCAGCTGA